In Paenibacillus antri, a single window of DNA contains:
- a CDS encoding Gfo/Idh/MocA family protein produces MASRQIKWGILGCSSIGERAVIPGIKGSETGVVAAIASRTETKAKETAERLDIPKAYSSYEAVLADDEIDAVYIPLPNHLHMEWTLKAAEAGKHVLCEKPIALTAAEAERMAEACERAGVVLAEAFMYRLHPRYEKIREMIAAGDIGELRGIHGTFTFNGAANKSNVRFVKEWGGGSVYDIGVYPISAARLVTGLEPEAVTCRALFSPEHGDVDMMASGLVEFPNDVSLTFDCGMWAEFRNTLEILGTTGRIEVPSAYIGPQNIVLHSKGQSTELEMPTLNTYTLQADAFARAANGEAPLPFAPQDAVLNMRVVDACLKSAREKARVTL; encoded by the coding sequence CATCCCCGGCATTAAGGGTTCGGAGACGGGCGTCGTCGCGGCCATCGCGAGCCGGACCGAAACGAAAGCGAAGGAGACGGCCGAGCGGCTCGACATTCCGAAAGCGTATTCTTCGTATGAGGCGGTGCTCGCCGACGACGAGATCGACGCCGTCTATATTCCGCTGCCGAACCACCTGCATATGGAGTGGACGTTGAAGGCGGCGGAAGCCGGCAAGCACGTCCTGTGCGAGAAGCCGATCGCGCTCACCGCCGCCGAAGCCGAGCGGATGGCGGAGGCGTGCGAACGGGCCGGCGTCGTATTGGCCGAAGCGTTCATGTATAGACTGCATCCTCGGTACGAGAAAATTCGAGAGATGATCGCCGCCGGCGACATCGGAGAGCTGCGCGGCATCCACGGCACGTTCACGTTCAACGGCGCCGCGAACAAGAGCAACGTACGCTTCGTGAAAGAGTGGGGCGGCGGCTCGGTGTACGACATCGGCGTCTATCCGATTTCGGCCGCGCGTCTCGTCACCGGGTTGGAACCGGAAGCGGTAACCTGCCGCGCGCTGTTCTCGCCGGAGCACGGCGACGTCGACATGATGGCGTCCGGGCTCGTCGAGTTTCCGAACGACGTCTCGCTGACGTTCGATTGCGGCATGTGGGCGGAATTCCGCAACACGCTGGAGATTCTCGGCACGACCGGGCGCATCGAGGTGCCGTCCGCGTATATCGGCCCGCAAAATATCGTTCTTCATTCCAAAGGCCAGAGTACCGAACTGGAGATGCCGACGCTTAATACTTATACGCTTCAGGCGGACGCCTTCGCGAGAGCGGCGAACGGCGAGGCGCCGCTGCCGTTCGCGCCGCAAGACGCCGTTCTCAACATGCGCGTCGTCGACGCTTGTCTGAAATCCGCTCGCGAGAAAGCTCGCGTGACGTTATAA
- a CDS encoding aldo/keto reductase: MDTIDLPGVGRGVSRLILGTDYYAPEIMERIAPIMDEFVAIGGNTFDTGRIYGGGKSEAALGQWIRERGNRDRVNVWTKGAHHDANGPRVNKAAIDDDMERSLETLQMDFVDLYALHRDDPDVEVGPILEALNAHIEAGRAKAIGASNWSYRRLQEANDYAAAHGLVGFSFSSPNFSLARANEPFWKGCVSVDDETWAWHRDTRLPLLSWSSQARGFFSGRFTPDNRENADLVRVFYSDDNWARQRRASELAAEKGVTTIQIALAYVLNQPFPTCALIGPANLDELHSCRDASFLTLTEEEIRRLEG; this comes from the coding sequence ATCGATACGATCGACCTGCCCGGCGTCGGCCGCGGCGTATCTCGCCTCATTCTCGGCACGGACTACTACGCGCCCGAAATTATGGAGCGCATCGCCCCGATCATGGACGAATTCGTCGCGATCGGCGGCAATACGTTCGATACCGGCCGCATCTACGGCGGCGGCAAGAGCGAAGCCGCGTTGGGACAATGGATTCGCGAGCGCGGCAACCGCGACCGCGTCAACGTCTGGACTAAGGGCGCTCATCACGACGCGAACGGTCCCCGCGTGAATAAAGCGGCGATCGACGACGATATGGAGCGGAGTCTCGAGACGCTGCAGATGGATTTCGTCGACTTGTACGCGCTGCACCGCGACGATCCGGACGTCGAGGTCGGCCCGATTCTCGAAGCGCTTAACGCGCACATAGAGGCGGGACGCGCGAAGGCGATCGGCGCTTCGAACTGGTCGTATCGAAGGCTGCAGGAAGCCAACGATTACGCCGCCGCGCACGGGCTCGTCGGCTTCAGCTTCAGCAGCCCGAACTTCAGCCTCGCTCGCGCGAACGAGCCGTTCTGGAAGGGCTGCGTATCGGTCGACGACGAGACGTGGGCTTGGCATCGCGATACGCGGCTGCCGCTGCTGTCCTGGTCGTCGCAAGCCCGCGGCTTCTTCTCCGGCCGGTTCACGCCGGACAACCGGGAGAACGCCGATCTCGTCCGCGTGTTCTACAGCGACGATAACTGGGCGCGCCAACGCCGCGCGAGCGAGTTAGCCGCCGAGAAGGGCGTCACGACGATCCAAATCGCGCTCGCGTACGTGTTGAACCAGCCGTTCCCGACCTGCGCGTTGATCGGTCCGGCCAATCTAGACGAGCTGCATTCGTGCAGAGACGCGAGCTTCCTGACGCTGACCGAAGAGGAAATTCGCCGCCTCGAGGGCTGA
- a CDS encoding Gfo/Idh/MocA family protein — protein MSNGKIVKIGVIGAGNIGNEHIKQFSAMKDQCEVVAVTDAYLPLAEQRAKEYGIPNVYDNAEALLESDVDAVVVGVPNKFHAPVATLALEKGKHVLLEKPMGIDLDSAKAIVRKQRETGKIVMIAHQMRWEWLATKVKEQVDRGELGSVYTAKAGWYRRKGIPGWGTWFTRMSESGGGPLIDIGVHMLDLSLHLMGSPKPVAVSGATYAEFGPRKKGIGTWGKPNWEGYYDVEDLATAFIRMEDGRTLTLEVSWAVHMDTNSTPFVHLMGTDGGAALYGNRGKFLTERFDAPMEVELSRPEQDEGARKRMSDHFLACVRDGKEPITSVMTGYTNNLILDAIYRSSRSGKEITLDWSL, from the coding sequence ATGAGCAACGGGAAGATCGTGAAGATCGGCGTTATCGGCGCCGGGAATATCGGCAACGAGCATATCAAGCAGTTCTCCGCGATGAAGGACCAATGCGAGGTCGTCGCGGTGACCGACGCGTACCTTCCGCTGGCGGAGCAGCGGGCGAAGGAATACGGGATTCCGAACGTATACGATAACGCGGAGGCGCTGCTCGAGAGCGACGTCGACGCCGTCGTCGTCGGGGTGCCGAACAAATTCCACGCGCCGGTCGCGACGCTGGCGCTCGAGAAGGGCAAGCACGTGCTGCTCGAGAAGCCGATGGGCATCGATCTCGATAGCGCGAAGGCGATCGTGCGCAAGCAGCGAGAGACGGGCAAGATCGTCATGATCGCGCATCAGATGCGGTGGGAATGGCTCGCGACGAAGGTGAAGGAGCAGGTCGACCGCGGCGAGCTGGGCAGCGTCTACACGGCTAAAGCCGGATGGTATCGCCGGAAGGGCATTCCGGGTTGGGGCACATGGTTTACCCGCATGAGCGAATCGGGCGGCGGCCCGCTGATCGATATCGGCGTACATATGCTGGACTTGTCGCTGCACTTGATGGGGAGTCCGAAGCCGGTCGCCGTCTCCGGCGCGACGTACGCGGAGTTCGGCCCGCGGAAGAAGGGGATCGGCACGTGGGGCAAGCCGAATTGGGAAGGCTACTATGACGTCGAAGATCTCGCGACGGCGTTCATCCGGATGGAAGACGGCAGGACGTTGACGCTTGAGGTGAGCTGGGCGGTGCATATGGACACGAACAGCACGCCGTTCGTGCACTTGATGGGTACGGACGGCGGCGCCGCGCTGTACGGAAACCGCGGCAAGTTCTTGACGGAACGATTCGACGCCCCCATGGAAGTCGAGCTCTCGCGTCCGGAGCAGGACGAAGGCGCGCGGAAGCGGATGTCGGATCACTTCCTCGCTTGCGTTCGGGACGGCAAGGAGCCGATCACCTCGGTTATGACGGGCTATACGAACAATCTGATTCTAGACGCGATCTACCGCTCTTCCCGTTCGGGCAAGGAAATTACGCTCGACTGGTCGCTATAA
- a CDS encoding RluA family pseudouridine synthase, with protein MITRTVTPSESGKKLHRYLCSLMPNYPLGQIYKMIDQGKVRVNGKRKKQNYEMASGDELTIFVDEETFQRSAGAEKKPKFIGIPANIDVVYEDDELLVVNKPAGLLTHPDRTEQKDTLITRVHAYLYRKDALDSRLFLPASANRLDRNTSGLVLVGKTAGMLHKLNQWVQRREIGKYYVTIVQGRLEGKGEISSSLERDERSNRTRVSTAEEAKESMTRYEALHSASGYTLVEVDLESGRTHQIRSHFQSIGHSLLGDVKYGGRPYEGVNHQLLHAWRITLPDGRTFQAPPPDEFGSILRKLRLTLPHA; from the coding sequence ATGATTACACGGACCGTCACCCCGTCGGAAAGCGGCAAGAAGCTGCATCGGTACTTGTGCTCGCTGATGCCGAACTATCCCCTCGGCCAAATTTACAAGATGATCGACCAAGGCAAGGTGCGCGTAAACGGAAAGCGCAAGAAGCAAAACTACGAGATGGCGTCCGGCGACGAGCTGACGATCTTCGTAGACGAAGAGACGTTCCAACGCTCGGCCGGAGCGGAGAAGAAGCCGAAATTCATCGGCATTCCCGCGAACATCGATGTCGTCTACGAAGACGACGAGCTGTTGGTAGTCAATAAGCCGGCGGGGCTGCTGACGCATCCCGACCGAACGGAGCAGAAGGACACCCTGATCACGAGAGTCCATGCATATTTGTACCGGAAGGACGCGCTCGACAGCCGGCTGTTCTTACCGGCCTCCGCCAACCGGCTCGACCGCAACACGAGCGGGCTCGTGTTGGTCGGCAAGACGGCGGGCATGCTGCACAAGCTTAATCAATGGGTGCAGCGGCGGGAGATCGGCAAATATTACGTGACGATCGTGCAGGGACGCCTCGAGGGCAAAGGCGAAATCTCCTCTTCCCTCGAACGGGACGAGAGGTCGAACCGGACGCGCGTATCGACCGCGGAAGAGGCGAAGGAATCGATGACTCGGTACGAAGCGCTGCATTCGGCTTCCGGTTATACCTTGGTCGAGGTCGATCTCGAGAGCGGACGTACGCACCAAATCCGCTCCCACTTCCAAAGCATCGGTCACTCGCTTCTCGGCGACGTGAAATACGGCGGGCGGCCGTACGAGGGCGTAAACCACCAGCTGCTGCACGCCTGGAGGATTACGCTGCCCGACGGCCGGACGTTCCAGGCGCCGCCGCCGGACGAGTTCGGCTCCATTCTCCGAAAGCTGCGATTGACGCTTCCGCACGCGTAA
- a CDS encoding putative bifunctional diguanylate cyclase/phosphodiesterase yields MKQIQVLHEASQVVFEHLGQLLGANTFFLAESDLEKNRIVSAWNRSEQTFEEDDTLSYEKSYCKLVLDKDEPVMIPDTAAHPLTQHLGLTAMLGPRSFIGVPVRRRDGRKFGTICALDRPNGFTAPALTYLEQAAVFLGVLVDVEDSLYIDELTSLYNRTYLEMFYDHLSADAELSAVFIDIDRCKAVNEAYGRPFGDALLKRFADRLKHTVRGIGIPARYAGDEFMVLLFHRSAEQAHRIAESIYEQLTAPFDVMGHEIQITVSMGVSMEGTTLSDHIIRSDAAMYQIKKNGKEGIAVYEDELEELIPENGLRRGVKHNAFHVMYQPIVEAATGETVVEALIRLKHPEMGVVGPNAFLPHAEKSGYLLEMDLQTLRNACLQLQSLPGWRSRISKLAVNCDAIELRRPDFPELVAAVLRETSFPADRIEFELNERISMFDIEAIEPQVMRLREMGVTFALDDFGHGYSTLGLLMKLPVQKVKLDRLFVEALPHDPRSRAIVEGLLAMCERLELAVVAEGIETIEQWKALRSLGCRWMQGYLLSRPVPLEELEDALGQAVARCGIPTS; encoded by the coding sequence TTGAAACAGATACAAGTCTTACACGAAGCCTCGCAGGTCGTATTCGAGCATCTCGGCCAGCTTCTCGGCGCGAATACGTTCTTCCTAGCGGAGAGCGACCTGGAGAAGAATCGGATCGTCAGCGCTTGGAACCGGAGCGAACAGACGTTCGAGGAAGACGATACCCTCTCCTACGAGAAGTCTTATTGCAAGCTCGTGTTGGACAAGGACGAACCCGTCATGATTCCGGATACGGCCGCGCACCCGCTTACGCAACATCTCGGTTTGACCGCCATGCTCGGCCCGCGTTCCTTCATCGGGGTGCCCGTCCGTCGACGGGACGGACGCAAGTTCGGTACGATTTGCGCGTTGGACCGTCCGAACGGGTTTACGGCGCCCGCTCTGACTTACCTTGAACAGGCGGCCGTCTTCCTCGGCGTATTGGTCGACGTGGAAGACAGCTTATACATAGACGAGCTTACTTCGTTATATAACCGTACTTACTTAGAGATGTTTTACGATCATCTGTCCGCGGACGCGGAGCTGTCCGCCGTCTTTATCGACATCGATCGCTGCAAGGCGGTGAACGAAGCGTACGGCCGCCCCTTCGGCGACGCGCTGCTGAAGCGGTTCGCGGATCGGCTGAAGCATACGGTTCGCGGCATCGGCATTCCCGCCCGGTATGCGGGAGACGAATTTATGGTGCTCTTGTTCCATCGGAGCGCGGAACAGGCCCATCGGATCGCGGAGTCGATCTACGAGCAGTTGACGGCGCCGTTCGACGTGATGGGCCACGAGATTCAAATTACCGTCAGCATGGGCGTCAGCATGGAGGGGACGACGCTCTCGGATCATATCATTCGTTCCGACGCAGCGATGTATCAAATCAAGAAGAACGGGAAGGAAGGCATCGCGGTGTACGAGGACGAGCTCGAGGAGCTCATTCCGGAGAACGGACTGCGGCGGGGGGTGAAGCATAACGCCTTCCATGTAATGTATCAGCCGATCGTCGAAGCCGCGACAGGCGAGACGGTCGTCGAAGCGCTGATCCGGTTGAAGCATCCCGAGATGGGGGTCGTCGGTCCGAACGCCTTTTTGCCGCATGCGGAGAAGTCCGGATATTTGCTCGAGATGGATTTGCAGACGCTGCGGAACGCATGCCTGCAACTGCAGAGCTTGCCTGGATGGAGAAGCCGGATTTCGAAGCTCGCCGTCAATTGCGACGCGATCGAGCTGCGCCGGCCGGACTTCCCCGAACTCGTCGCGGCCGTCTTACGCGAGACGTCGTTCCCGGCCGATCGGATCGAATTCGAATTGAACGAGCGGATCAGCATGTTCGACATCGAAGCGATCGAACCGCAGGTGATGCGGCTGCGCGAGATGGGCGTGACGTTCGCCTTGGACGACTTCGGTCACGGATACTCGACGCTGGGGCTGCTGATGAAGCTGCCGGTACAGAAGGTGAAGCTCGATCGGCTGTTCGTCGAGGCGCTGCCGCACGATCCGAGAAGCCGCGCGATCGTCGAAGGGCTTCTCGCGATGTGCGAACGGCTCGAGCTGGCGGTCGTCGCGGAAGGCATCGAGACGATCGAGCAATGGAAGGCGCTGCGCTCCCTCGGCTGCCGATGGATGCAAGGCTACCTGCTCAGCCGGCCGGTGCCGCTCGAGGAGCTTGAAGATGCCTTGGGCCAAGCGGTCGCCCGTTGCGGAATTCCGACTTCCTAA
- a CDS encoding LTA synthase family protein, with amino-acid sequence MSNRNAFLYAGLFAIWLKSYLVQRFAFSLPVSGWKQELMMLVHPIASVLAIALVCMVALRGRLRFGIVAAAFATSTLLFADLVFYRFFNDFLTLPVLLLSEHMNDLWESVYELLQPADVLVFADGFALTALACRLRPKLVPWSRLKVISAFALMGATLSANYSMAESVRPELLSRAFDRQIMVRSIGAYNYHLYDAVVSARTGSRKALAREPDFTEASRFFETLPPDGVDPATFGLARGRNVFLISLESLQSFMLDRRIEGREVTPFLNRLRRESFSFENFYHQTAQGKTSDAEFLIDTSLYPLPTGAVFFTHAQNEYHTLPKTLKEHGFTPVAFHANGPSFWNRGRMYDTLGYERFYSVDDFAVDESNRIGWGLSDASFFRQSVTMARGLPEPFFAKLITLTNHYPFELDEANRLVPEYTSKSRTLNRYIPTVRYLDSAVEAFFEAVKREGLYERSMFVLYGDHYGISSKHDKSMAHLLGKERITPFDTIQLQRVPLIIHIPGVDGRVMPTVSGQIDLYPTLLHLLGIVPSDRFYFGRDLFARGRPEFVVFRDGSFATDKLVFTKNACYDKSTGEAVDAATCEPFKRTAIDRLTTSDAIVYGDLFRFDAEPARKL; translated from the coding sequence TTGTCCAACAGGAACGCTTTTCTTTATGCAGGCCTATTCGCGATATGGTTGAAATCGTATTTGGTGCAGCGGTTCGCCTTCTCCCTGCCGGTCTCCGGCTGGAAGCAAGAACTTATGATGTTGGTTCATCCGATCGCTTCCGTACTCGCGATCGCGCTCGTCTGCATGGTCGCGCTGCGCGGCCGCCTTCGCTTCGGCATCGTCGCCGCCGCGTTCGCGACGTCGACGCTCCTGTTCGCCGACTTGGTCTTTTACCGGTTCTTCAACGATTTCCTTACGCTCCCGGTCCTGCTTCTGTCGGAGCATATGAACGATCTGTGGGAGAGCGTATACGAACTGCTTCAGCCCGCCGACGTTCTCGTCTTCGCGGACGGCTTCGCGCTTACGGCGTTGGCGTGCCGACTCCGCCCGAAGCTCGTGCCATGGTCCAGGCTGAAGGTGATTTCGGCCTTCGCCCTCATGGGCGCGACGCTCTCGGCCAATTACTCGATGGCCGAGAGCGTCCGGCCGGAACTGCTTTCGCGGGCGTTCGACCGGCAAATCATGGTGCGCAGCATCGGAGCGTACAATTACCACCTGTACGACGCGGTCGTCAGCGCGCGTACGGGGTCGCGGAAAGCGTTGGCGCGCGAGCCCGATTTCACGGAGGCGTCGCGCTTCTTCGAGACGCTTCCGCCGGACGGCGTCGACCCCGCGACCTTCGGGTTGGCCCGCGGCCGCAATGTGTTTTTGATCTCCCTCGAGTCGCTGCAGAGCTTCATGCTCGATCGCCGCATCGAAGGTCGAGAAGTGACCCCGTTCTTGAACCGCCTGCGCCGGGAGAGCTTCTCGTTCGAAAATTTCTATCACCAGACGGCGCAAGGCAAGACGTCGGATGCGGAGTTTCTAATCGATACGTCGCTGTATCCGCTGCCGACCGGGGCGGTGTTCTTTACGCATGCCCAGAACGAATACCATACGTTGCCGAAGACGCTGAAGGAGCACGGCTTTACGCCCGTCGCGTTCCACGCGAACGGACCGTCGTTCTGGAATCGCGGGCGCATGTACGATACGCTCGGGTACGAGCGGTTTTATTCGGTTGACGATTTCGCCGTCGACGAGAGCAATCGGATCGGGTGGGGACTGAGCGACGCTTCGTTCTTCCGACAGAGCGTTACGATGGCGAGGGGGCTGCCGGAGCCGTTCTTCGCCAAGCTCATCACGCTAACGAATCACTATCCGTTCGAGCTCGACGAGGCGAACCGGCTCGTGCCTGAATATACGTCGAAGTCGCGAACGTTGAATCGGTATATCCCTACGGTGCGGTATTTGGATTCGGCGGTGGAGGCTTTCTTCGAAGCGGTGAAACGGGAGGGGTTGTACGAACGTTCGATGTTCGTGCTGTACGGGGATCATTACGGCATTTCGTCGAAGCATGACAAGTCGATGGCCCACCTTCTCGGGAAGGAGCGAATCACGCCGTTCGATACGATCCAGCTGCAGCGCGTGCCGCTGATCATCCATATTCCCGGCGTCGACGGGCGCGTCATGCCGACGGTTTCCGGCCAGATCGACTTGTATCCGACGCTGCTGCATCTGCTCGGCATCGTCCCGTCGGATCGGTTCTATTTCGGAAGAGATTTGTTCGCGAGAGGCCGCCCCGAATTCGTCGTCTTCCGGGACGGAAGCTTCGCGACGGACAAGCTCGTGTTCACGAAGAACGCATGCTACGACAAGTCGACCGGCGAGGCCGTCGACGCGGCGACGTGCGAACCGTTCAAGCGGACGGCGATCGATCGGCTGACGACGTCCGACGCGATCGTATACGGCGACCTGTTCCGATTCGATGCCGAACCCGCCCGGAAGCTGTAG
- the tlp gene encoding small acid-soluble spore protein Tlp, with amino-acid sequence MAKPDNREDNVPHLQEAIQNTLKKQHDTEDYLEEFADEIPVSEKETLLAKNERRQAAIEKFRSEVKDEAHSD; translated from the coding sequence ATGGCGAAGCCGGATAACCGGGAAGATAACGTGCCACATCTGCAGGAAGCGATTCAGAATACGCTGAAGAAACAACACGACACCGAGGATTACTTGGAGGAGTTCGCGGACGAGATTCCCGTTTCCGAAAAGGAGACGCTTCTCGCGAAAAACGAACGCCGTCAAGCGGCGATCGAGAAGTTCCGCAGCGAAGTGAAGGACGAAGCTCACTCCGATTGA
- a CDS encoding LLM class flavin-dependent oxidoreductase: MKLKIGVLDQSPLLEGVDASEALRQTIRLAKRAEALGFERYWVAEHHDTPGLAGSAPEVLIAAIAANTARIRVGSGGVLLPHYSPYKVAEQFRVLEALYPGRIDLGLGRAPGGMPLASKALRYGRTKIMDDRLPDALLELYGYLHDRLPEGHELQGLQATPVVPTAPELWLLGSSVVSAEIAAKLGGAFVFAHFINGDDGAQVVRDYRDAFRPGPLGDAPRVIVAVHVVCAERDEDAEAYATALDLRFLLFEQGQFGRPFPTPEEVRDYPYSEWDRMRIVENRKRMLVGGPEAIRGKLAAFADAYGVDELLVVTYAPTYEARLRSYELLAESTIGS; this comes from the coding sequence TTGAAGCTGAAGATCGGCGTGTTGGATCAATCGCCGCTCTTGGAAGGAGTCGACGCGTCGGAAGCGCTCCGCCAGACGATCCGGCTCGCCAAGCGGGCCGAGGCGCTCGGATTCGAACGGTATTGGGTCGCGGAGCATCACGACACCCCCGGCCTCGCCGGCTCCGCGCCGGAGGTGCTGATCGCCGCGATCGCGGCGAACACGGCGCGCATCCGCGTCGGCTCGGGCGGCGTGCTGCTGCCGCACTACAGCCCGTATAAGGTCGCCGAGCAATTCCGCGTCCTCGAAGCGTTGTACCCCGGCCGCATCGACCTCGGACTCGGACGAGCGCCGGGCGGCATGCCGCTCGCCTCGAAGGCGCTGCGGTACGGTCGAACGAAAATCATGGACGACCGGCTGCCGGATGCGCTGCTTGAGCTCTACGGTTACTTGCACGACCGCCTTCCCGAAGGACACGAGCTCCAAGGGCTTCAGGCAACGCCGGTCGTCCCGACCGCCCCCGAGCTGTGGCTGCTCGGCTCGAGCGTCGTCAGCGCGGAGATCGCCGCGAAGCTCGGCGGGGCGTTCGTCTTCGCCCATTTCATCAACGGCGACGACGGCGCGCAGGTCGTCCGGGATTACCGCGACGCTTTCCGCCCCGGCCCGCTCGGCGACGCTCCGCGCGTTATCGTCGCGGTACACGTCGTCTGCGCCGAGCGCGACGAAGACGCCGAGGCGTACGCGACGGCGTTGGATTTGCGGTTTCTGCTGTTCGAGCAAGGTCAGTTCGGACGACCGTTCCCGACCCCCGAGGAAGTGCGCGACTATCCGTATTCCGAGTGGGATCGGATGCGGATCGTGGAAAATCGCAAGCGAATGCTGGTCGGCGGCCCCGAAGCGATCCGCGGGAAGCTCGCGGCGTTCGCGGACGCGTACGGCGTCGACGAGCTGCTCGTCGTCACGTACGCGCCGACGTACGAGGCGCGCTTGCGCTCCTACGAGCTGCTCGCCGAGTCGACGATCGGTTCGTAA
- a CDS encoding adenylate/guanylate cyclase domain-containing protein, whose amino-acid sequence MSGERGDEAYRRFVPHELLTYLNKGSFGELRHDDHVRLEMTVLFTDIRAFTTLSERWKPEETLRFLNSYLSRMEPSVEAFGGFIDKFIGDSIMALFGESADDAVKSALHMLGALREYNLGRLRAGYEPIRIGLGLNSGPLLLGIVGGERRLQGTVIGDAVNVASRVENLNKAYGTTLLLTGNTVDRLADPSAYAMRQIDAVQVRGRQRVERIFELFEADAPDIFERKLRTRERFEEARGLFERGAYTEAKRAFRDVYAANRYDLVSRAYVDRCDRPPIERIEAPLVYPNVGDKLERGERRLTEWIDAALSPVPSAARSASFGPDAGTPALLERLVEAARIYFAYHLGLRLPEDAWRNAVPTWSPSAPLLDLTACVILEGAMDGGLLLSVEVDGGLRLLHRMSFEGWSAEEEMPLLLDALGEALNIVAGNSLRMFHQYADFVTIEPPVAMRTFRRELRPPEGVWSVALPFGEARIRRMAVA is encoded by the coding sequence ATGAGCGGCGAACGCGGCGACGAGGCATACCGCCGGTTCGTGCCTCACGAGTTGCTTACTTACCTAAATAAGGGATCGTTCGGCGAGCTGCGGCACGACGACCATGTGCGGCTCGAGATGACCGTGCTGTTTACGGACATCCGCGCGTTCACGACGTTGTCCGAACGATGGAAACCGGAGGAAACCCTCCGGTTTTTGAATTCGTACTTATCTCGCATGGAACCGAGCGTGGAAGCGTTCGGCGGCTTCATCGACAAGTTCATCGGCGACTCGATCATGGCGTTGTTCGGCGAAAGCGCGGACGACGCCGTCAAGTCGGCCTTGCATATGCTCGGCGCCTTGCGCGAGTACAACCTCGGCCGGCTGCGTGCCGGCTATGAACCGATCCGCATCGGCCTCGGCCTGAACAGCGGCCCCCTCCTGCTCGGCATCGTCGGCGGCGAGCGGCGGCTGCAGGGCACGGTCATCGGCGACGCGGTGAACGTCGCTTCCCGGGTGGAAAACTTGAATAAGGCGTACGGGACGACGCTGCTGCTCACCGGCAACACCGTCGACCGGCTCGCCGATCCGTCCGCGTACGCGATGCGGCAGATCGACGCCGTCCAAGTGCGCGGGCGCCAGCGCGTCGAACGCATCTTCGAGCTGTTCGAGGCGGACGCGCCGGACATCTTCGAGAGGAAGCTGCGAACTAGGGAACGGTTCGAGGAAGCGCGAGGCTTATTCGAGCGGGGCGCGTATACGGAGGCGAAGCGCGCGTTCCGCGACGTATACGCAGCGAATCGGTACGATCTCGTGAGCCGCGCGTACGTCGATCGCTGCGACCGCCCGCCGATCGAGCGGATCGAAGCGCCGCTCGTCTATCCGAACGTCGGCGACAAGCTGGAACGCGGCGAACGCCGGCTGACCGAATGGATCGACGCCGCGCTATCCCCCGTTCCGTCCGCCGCGCGTTCGGCGTCCTTCGGACCGGACGCCGGAACGCCGGCCCTGCTCGAGCGGTTGGTCGAGGCGGCGCGCATCTACTTCGCGTATCATCTCGGCTTGCGCCTCCCGGAGGACGCTTGGAGGAACGCCGTTCCGACCTGGTCCCCTTCCGCTCCGTTGCTCGATTTGACGGCATGCGTCATCCTCGAAGGCGCGATGGACGGCGGGCTGCTGTTGAGCGTGGAGGTGGACGGCGGACTCCGGCTTCTGCATCGGATGAGCTTCGAAGGCTGGAGCGCCGAGGAGGAGATGCCGCTGCTTCTGGATGCCCTCGGCGAAGCGCTCAACATCGTCGCCGGCAACAGCCTGCGCATGTTTCATCAGTACGCCGACTTCGTCACGATCGAACCGCCCGTCGCGATGCGCACCTTCCGCCGCGAGCTTCGTCCGCCCGAGGGCGTCTGGTCCGTCGCGCTGCCGTTCGGGGAGGCGCGGATCCGAAGGATGGCCGTCGCTTGA